The Lytechinus pictus isolate F3 Inbred chromosome 14, Lp3.0, whole genome shotgun sequence genomic sequence GGAGATTCCCTTGATGTAGAGAGTTCTCTCAGATAGGTTGTCTGATGATAGATAAACAAATGGAATGAAAGATCAAATCTATCATAATTCACATTAGATGCACTCACTCGATCTTCTTCTCAAGAGAGCATAATTGGCTCAGTTGGTTAAGTGtctgcctgtcgaaccaaagGTCGTGGTTCTGAGTCCACCCCAGGTGGATGACAGAAGcctgcgttgtgtgtaaacatcTCTCCCCTGTTCCATAGATGCACGCCATGAACCAGAGGAGAACACTCCATCCCTCTCGGATAGGaggttaaatggaggccccgtatagaggagagtcaccaccatGGCACGTTAAGAACCTACTGCACTATTTGTATGATAGGGAGAAACCTTGGTGTAGTGGTCCATCTGCAATATCCCAATCAGATATATTGGggggagagacctgcgggtcacagcgATTCAGCTTGTCGCCTCCCACGCAAGGGtgatgccaaacaaataataataataacaatatttagTGGGAATGTTGTTGGTGGTATCTGTGTAAGACACACATTCATGACTTCACTATTATCATGTTGTTTTTAATTCCAACAAAGCACATACATGTTCCTTTTCTATTACTCTTTaacattatgtttcatgaacaaaaatttaaaattacatgatgtgattttttttcacaacaaaaTTGTACTAActtctcatacatgtacatatttacaaaTGTTCATACCCATTACAAAAATTCAGAAATTATTGATCTTCAAAGAAGACTGCTAGTACACTTCAATTAATAGCTTTCTAAATCACCTCATGTATTTCAAGAATTTGGATATTAATGTTTGTGTTTTAACCTTAAATCTCCCGGGGaatttttattcttgtcattccgggggggggggggggggggggggggggcattatggcccccccccacTTAAGATCTCAGCggcggattgcgcgatcacaacaaaaatttgcatgatggtagagaatgacgtaatctatgCAGTTGCATTGGTgtatttcactgaattcatatatttttattttatatgaattaattatgctaatttatccatgaaatcatacttattgctctgattcactaaataaagctcctagaatgcaattttttggtgaaaatattctttatagcattcctaacaattgtgaatgaaaaaaattctggtaccaagaccgatttcttatgtattttttatttttttttttatttcttatgtatttcttttttttactttttgtttttttattgttttttcgatggaaatcgttccagacttaattctgatcataaacaagtcaaaattaattaagtttgatcagtaaaagtagaaataatgatatatttatgaattttggctaatacacaatctgcattggatttgtacatgaaatcacgtttatgagcaatttggggtctgacatgcacttacataatgttgctaatgtcgtaaccgcgtacccgggcgtcacaaatttggtctaaaaatttgcgcaagacttgaaagtaaaatgtcagtgagcggcgaggtcaaaaaattttgcgcagcagatatatcgcgaaaattgtcgaggggggccattatggccattatgccccccccccccccccccccccgggagaattagggttaaacaaTCAAGACCAAACATGGAATCATTTTCCTCTCACATTGCTCCACAAAATGACGTTTtagagcagatttttttttttttttttttacataaatgaACGTATAGAACGTAGTTGAGGACTTTTCTGCTGACGAAACAAGCTAACCAAATTTGGAAAGCAAAAATAATTCCCTGAATAAGTAACGGAAGCAGATGTTTATCAATTTCAACAAAACCAAAAAAGAGATTATCTTGCAGTTGCATCGCAAATGGTGAGCTTTATTACCTGAGCGATCCCTACCGCCGGTGGCACCACCGCCGGCACCACCAccgccgccaccaccaccacctcctcgCTCCCGAGCAAACTCCAGGAATAATCCCTCTTCTCCGTTCAGAGTGTCAATAGCAGACTGGGCTGAAGCATGGTCCTCAAAGTCTGCATAGGCGAAGCTAGAATATGAGAAGATGATGAGAaggatgataacaataatgatacatgtaataacaaattaatgaattaacaATTAATAGCAATATCAATTTTTTCCCTTCAGGGGCTTAAGCTTTCTTCTTTaagggacaagtccacctcaacaaaaagttgatttgaataaaaagagaaaaatccaacaagcctaacactgaaaatttcatcaaaatcggatgtaaaataagagagttatgacattttatattttcgcttaattttacaaaacagttatatgcacatcctggctggtatgcaaatgaggaaactatgacatcatccactcactatttcttttgtatattattatatgaaatatgaaatattctaattttctcctgattgtcaagtgatacaacgattaattcctccctgaacatgtggaattagcattgtttaatgctgtatggttcagtcaagttggtccttattgtcaaatctagaaaaaaaatgaaatattgtataattcaaacaataaaaaacaaaagaaatagtgagtgatggacatcatcgactgagtcacctagttgtgcatatcactgttttgtgaaaaataagcgaaactttaaaatgtcataactttcttattttacatccgattttgatgaaattttcagcactatgctagtttgatttttctctatttattcaagtcagcatattcctggggtggacttgacctttaaccctaaaaagactgggggggggggctgattcagccccccccctcgacatttttggAGATAAATCTGTAACGCGAAAAGATGGCGCCGCGCCGTTCcttgacttttttctttcaagtcttgcgcaacttttgagacaaaatttgcGATACCCGGGTActtggttccgaaattacgcaacattttgtaagtgcatgtcgacccgaaattgctcaaaaacatgaatttgtgtacaaatccaatgcaaattgtgtttttagccaaaattcatgaatgtatcattattttcaattttactaatcaaactcaattaatttcatcctgtttatggtcaaaataaagtagcggacgatttccattgaaaaaacaataaaaaacaaaaagtcgaaaaacaaggaaatacataagaaatttcaaaaacaataaaatacataagaaaagaattgtgatattgaattttttaaagtacatttgatcagaatccttcaaagagtctgtgaataagaaattagcagtttagaggccttatttatttaattagagcaaatctttgattttacgcataaattagcataattaatgaattatgagatttttcggaaaatttgatcctacagtcttggagattatgccatgggtaatgcccGTGCCAAATTTTGTCGCGATCGcacggtcgacggccgagatcatagggggggctgaatcagccccccccccccccccagtcttcttaggcatcaaaatagcccagtctatttagggttaagacCCCTAGAGCTGGGCTTGCCTGAGGCTCACCCAGCTCCGAGTCTGCCATCGGTTGACTCCATTTTTAATCCtttttattcatcaattttttgcGATCAAGAAAAATACGTTTCGGCGGAACTGCGGTAGAAACGAAGATGGCGGTTGTGCATGGAACGGGCTCTCATGTGACTTGATTCAGCCAGTTATTGgctgaacaaaataaaataatgataacaacaacaatagtaATACAGTGTTCATAGAGTGCACATATACACCATGTTTAGGTGTTCGATACACTCCCCTATTACCCTCCAAACTTGTCAGacagcaaaatgttgataaaacggTATCTGCTgcatcagacctgccaaccttctacaacaAAAAGAAGTATTCTTAGGAGGAAAAtagtattttttgacaaaataaagaGTATCTTTAAAGATTTGTCTCAACGGAAAAATCGGcagcctgttgtagtgagatcggtgaaaaaatgtgatatgactctacttgaaaacttgataattcaccaTTTCAAACATGTGCTCgtaggcaagaatttactttacaagttactggcccgacaaggatttttaccggtctgggaccgtcggaccggctcTAGTGTTGCGCgctgtgtataatacatactccatgatcggaaattttaaaaaaagtaacgaatactctaaaaagggaacGGTTGGCATGTCTGCTGCATCATTTGCTGACCTGAAGAAATCTGTAAGGCAGCCTACCACATATCCAGAAGCCAACAGGTTTACATTTTCCTTACCAAATTTAATTAGAATTTTGGTTATTGGAGAAGAGCTCTCAACTAATTTATGTTCTGTACAGACTAACTACGTAGCAGTCTTTACAAAAACGTGGAGCACATTGCGATGTGTAACCAGGATAAATCATTTGTCTTTGAGGGGGGAAATTCTCGCATAAACAAGGTGGTTCGCAAACCACGAGTCTTGCCTGATTTGGTGATTaacaaaatatgcaatatgatctgacacctacatgtacattgacctttgaccccatcacccTCCACGACACACATgtagtattacccaaggatcatttttACCAAGTGTGAACACAATTGatggagaaataaagaaatgagagctaGTTAAAGATAAAGAGAAACTTTAACACTTTTGTAACAGACCAACAGAAAAAGCAAATACTAGGCGTCTACCAAAcattgttaaaggagaatgaaacccttgaaaccagctgaatccatatcaaagagaaaaatcaaagaaacatattgttgaaagtttgaggaagattgaatgaataataagaaagttatgagcatttgaatattgagatcactaatgccatgtagatcctccaattggcaatgcgaccaagatctgtgatgtcacacacgtacaactccctcattactttagtacatatttcacttatattctcacttttatagagtctgtcacaaggtgaggtgttctctttatgagaggacaagtacagaggtttcacaacattatatcattgatgaatcgtttgtcatatgattagaatgagcaaaaagagatgttttgggggatattttcagcgtccaaaaggggagagttgttcatcagtgacatcatagatcttggtcgcattgccaatgggaggatctacatggcattagtgatctcaatattcaaatgctcataactttcttattattcattcaatcttcctcaaactttcaacaatgtgtttctttgatttttctctttgatatggattcagctggtttcaagggtttcattctcctttaaggagaGACGAAACTGATGGTGATACTTACCCTTTGATTTCATCAGAGTCCCTGAATCTAGGAATCCTAACAGAAGAACATCCCAGAAGGTCCATGAGAGAGCTCTCATCCGAGTCAGGAGCGATGTTTTTCACATAAACTGTCCTGTTCTGGGGGTCTTAACATGAAAATAACACATTTAAAACATAAACATTGAATAGGGAAATGCAACAACATCAGAGTCAGGTGCGATGTTTTTCACATAAACCGTCCTGTTCTGGGAGTCTTAACATGAAAATAACACATTTGAAACATAAACACTGATCTAGGAAATGCCACACAAATATTTACAAGTGATTAGGCCTGGGAAGAATTCCCTTTTTGCCATTCGATTATTCGCAAGGGTAAACAATCGATTAGTTCATACAATCATGATTCCTtgattatgaaagaaaaaaaaaagagttgacCTCCTATCTTGACCTAGCAGTAGTCACACATAATGAGCTAGCTCAGTTGAGTATCCCAGTACAGCATCTATGACATGCACATCACCATCTAGCTATTGATGCACAGCTCATTTACCTAGCACTTAGGTGTCAAATATCAAAGATTATAGCCATGAGCTTTGATAAATGAATGTCTCAAAATAGTAATCAACATCTggtgaatatttgattagtgtaaactagcacatcaatgatgtggagctcattcGGCacctcgcaacgaaatttaacacaatttcaatttgagcccagttgacactatacagtgcgtcccaaaaaaaactatacacttttgaaatggctgccaaataaaaaatgtatcattttgggggaaaagacttatagatatggaaagcctataacgtcaactttcaaatgacaccaaaaagtttgaaaactattcatgcttgagcgagcactgcccactgaaacaaagggtatgaaaattagggtgggctggaattagccttccaatttctttcaggtttttttgtaggtacttgcaaagttgatggttatttggtgaattaaagatcagttgtgatcagtttgttgtttgtgacaatttaatgcgttattaaattgaaatttaatgcatgagtgatcgtgaattgggtgcagcattttgtcttatcgtgtggatctcaacaatgtgttcacgacagtcaggagaagagggggtaatatgacttaggtaggtgaagtacgttgatgggataaaggtcaacagaacatttagcaacccctctctctatctcaacccccccccccccgcttctctcctcctgagagactaagctcagctaggctgggcaggaattagccttacagtttttttagtggttagtcctttggaacttgttaAGCTAAAttgatgagtgagataagtttgggtttcttaggcaaatttcatgagttactaaattgaaatttaatgcatgagtgaacaggaattgtgattttattgtagcatattcatctcgtgaacctcagaagtgtgttcgtgagagtcagagtaatgtgatggtacccgttacaagcaagagggcgagatatgctaagacttggttaaaagggcattcctcttctttttttccttttacaaattaaaagtcatatgtaccctcccctctccacctccatttcccagccccccccccccctctctctgtctcacttcctgcatTGTAgtctattcaaaacttaactgccaagtgactggtggctgatggtcagtttttttttttaatgattaccaagaaatttaatgattaatgaaataattaattgaaaaaaaaggaatgtttgattgatcaccttgcacattgaataagttgatttactgataaattgttgattaaatgattgataggaaaaaatTGAtgtcccaattcagaattaatcataatcaacattctgctctggactccacgcgtacatgacaatagccatcaatctctcaacaggaggggagggcgggaaagagggagggggcgggggctgaatgttctgttgacccttattccatcaacctacttctctcacttaagtcctatctcaccccctattctcccgactcccatgaacacattgctgagatccacatgataaatttgaaatgctgcccaaaagagatccaaatgataaagttgaaatgctgcccaaaaagtgcaatttgtgttcactcatgcattaaagttcaatttaataatttataaaatttgcttaagcaaccaaaactggtcatggttgatcattaatttatcacatcgcccttaactttgcaagttcgaaaggatttgcctctcaaaaacttacataaattggaaggctaattccagcccaccctaattttcataccctttgtttcagtgggcagtgctcgctcaagcatgaatagttttcaaactttttggtgtcatttgaaagttgactttattggctttccatatatgtaagtcttttccccaaaaatgctaaattttttatttggcagccatttcaaaagtgtatagttttttttgggacgcactgtagtgaattatattggtgacataaattgaggatatagaattgaaatgaaaatgaaaagcaaacaaaattgaaattgatcaacaaatgaagaagaaaaaacatttttgtgatttattaatatattttgcataaattagcataaataatttcctagaaaaaatttcaaagttttgtgtacaagtttggtgaaccagatggaagaaaaaaaatcaaaatcggtcaacaaaaaaagaagaagaggcattttctgtgatttatgaatgaatttcacataaattatgataaatataaataattttctactgaaaatttcaaaattctgtgtagaagtttggtgaccGTCATGATGTTCtcccagatggaagaaaaaaaatcaaaatcggtcaacaattaaaaaagaagaagcattttatgtgaatttttaaaaatatgcataaattaatttcccataaattagcataaaaattgttctagtcaaaattttaaaattctgtgtagaagtttggtgaacctcacgAAGCTCtatcagatggaacaaaaaattcaaaatcggtcgacaaataaagaagcattttctgtgaatttttgaaaaatgcgcataaattagcatatttaaaagagtttcaaaattctgtgtagaagttttgaatcccccacctattgctatcatataaagcaaacagaattgaactcggacttgaaatggcgaagaaaaagcattttgaaattgtggatggACGACAGACGCCACGCCACGCCACAGCATatcatctggcccttcgggccggatgagctaaaatgTGGTATTCGTTTGCGGATTGTTGGGAAACTGATTGCATGAATCGACTTTTCAAGTTTTACTCCCATGTCTAGAAGCGACAGTAAATTTAAACTAAGGTAAAGTCCACCCAAATGTGAcctaccaccccaaaaccaccaataagtcgccaggtaaggttctctgtaaatagcctaAATCGTAATTTTGTCTCCAAaaaccaaaaatataaatataaaaaatagctaatctgaaagagcaattcttcttcttcatactgtgaaaatttgaagtcgtgaagttgaataaaagatACGAGAGTTTCTTGGAGACTACTTTttcggactgcttggaagtttcactgagattacacagtatgcacatctcatgcttgagtgaaccctaaacttcaaaccttgttttctccttatttttttaaagctcttgctgaatttcctctgcattcaatcaagtacttgtaatggttattgttggtcaatttcAACATATAAGATATCATTTTAAGGCTTAGGAATTGAATTTTTtaagctcaataaaaatctcaatattcattttggtcgatttattgttggttttggggtggcaggtcacaaaTAAGAAGTTAAGTTGCATAAATAGAGAAACATTGAAGCATAACAGTGAAAGTAATCATATGGCGATGTCAAAATGGCCATGTGTTGGGACTCCCCAAACTAAAATGGCGCATGATTACTCACCGGATCCACGGCCACCTCCCCGCGGCGGCCTCGAATCATAGTCGCGTCCTCCAGACTGGAACCCGTAgctacctcctcctcctcctcctcctccatagCGACGGCCACCATCACGGCCACCATCACGGCCGCCATCACGGCCACCATCCCGGCCGCCATCACGTCCACCATCCCGCCTGCCACCGTCTCGATCTCGCCTTCCTCCATCGCgtctcctggatccgccaccaTCGCCAGATTCGTCAAAGTTCTTCCTCTTGCGTCCAACGTAGTCCAGGGCGAGGGTCCAGCCGTCGATCTCGATGCCGGAGTGTTGTTGCAGGGCATCCTCAGCCTTATCCTCATCCTCAAACTCGATGTAAGCAAATCTGTTGATAAAACATCACCGATCAGAATGCACAAATGCTTTGACATCAAACAAGGCATGAAGACAATCGTCCACATCAGTCATGGctaaactgaaaaaaattgcTATTTGGTAGGAATttcggttacagcccgatagtccgcgggtccaaTAGTCCGCGCGTCCGTTAGTCCGCAGGTTCGATAGTcccagtgtgtgtaaaattatgatcaggatatagtgagatccaatgtcatcgggaggtcaaatgatacgagtccatggggttctataacgataacccaaaggacaatcgcccctTGACAACtgcttcaaggaaaatattattcccatatttttatcgccgcgggttcgagtccgcggtgtgtgtaaaattatgatcaggatatagtgagatccaatgtcatcgggaggtcaaaggtcaaatgatacgagtccatggggttctataacgataacccaaaggacaatcgcccctTGACAACttcttcaaggaaaatattattccCATATTTTTATCGCCGCGGGCTCgagtccgcggtgtgtgtaaaattatgatcaggatatagtgagatccaatgtcatCGGGAGGTCAAAGGTaaaatgatacgagtccatggggttctataacgataacccaaaggacaatcgccccctgacaactTCTTTCGacttaataagcttattatgtcgacatggcaagatatacgttatcttgccaagtcgacttttgaaaaattgcatgttgacatggcaagatacgttatcttgccaagttcacttataaaaagttatatgtcaacatgacaagatattttatcttgccaagtcaaGTTATAACatgttatatgtcaacatggcgagatatctggattctcgccgggacttgtacacttcatgtctcgccatgtcgacatatcgacttggcaagatagaatatatagccatgtcgaaataataagcttattaagtagacatggcaagataaagta encodes the following:
- the LOC129276481 gene encoding nucleolin-like — protein: MGSRGRRRSDSEDDRTLFAKGLCYSTTEETLVETFGAVSARIPVNNQGRSKGFAYIEFEDEDKAEDALQQHSGIEIDGWTLALDYVGRKRKNFDESGDGGGSRRRDGGRRDRDGGRRDGGRDGGRDGGRDGGRDGGRDGGRRYGGGGGGGGSYGFQSGGRDYDSRPPRGGGRGSDPQNRTVYVKNIAPDSDESSLMDLLGCSSVRIPRFRDSDEIKGFAYADFEDHASAQSAIDTLNGEEGLFLEFARERGGGGGGGGGGAGGGATGGRDRSDNLSERTLYIKGISLDTDEDSLADLLQCSEVRIPRDRDTDENKGFAYADFKDRASAQKAIDNVDGTDGLMLEFARERGGGRGGRRGGFRGRRGGGGYRDNRSGGYNGY